CTCAAGGACGAAGCGACGAGCGTCCCGGCAAAACGGACGAAGCCTGTGCGATGGCCAGACTATGCGACGCTTTGGCGTTGGCATTTCTATGCGGGCGTGTTGAGTATCCCAATCGTTCTGGTGCTTTCGATCACTGGAACGATCTATCTCTTTCGTCCGCAGATTGATGCTTGGCAAGAACGGGCATTCGATCGGCTGGAAACGAGCCCCGACAGCATGCGATATGCAGAGCAGGTTCGAGCGGCAGAAGCTGCGACGGGAGGATGGTTGGCATGTTTGGAAGTCGAAAGCGAGCCGCAAACGAAAGTCGGCTTCAGTTCGGCTACCCGCGTGATTATCGAAGCGAATGGCAAGCGGTTGCGATGCTATGTTGATCCGGCAAATGCTCGTGTTCTGCAGAAGATCCACGACGATGATCGCTTGACCAGATTCGTCCGCAAGATCCATGGCAGTTTGCTTTTGGGACCTCGAGGATCTTACTTGGTCGAAATCGTCGCCAGTTGGACTGTCGTTCTGGTCGTGACCGGTTTGTTGTTATGGGTTCCGCCACGATGGCGATGGGCAGGCGTGATGTTCCCTCGGCTAAACCGTCGTGGCAAAACTCTGTGGAAGGATTTGCATAGCGTGACGGGATTTTGGGCGTCGAGCTTGATCCTGTTTCTCGTCTTCACCGGCCTGCCGTGGTCGACTTTCTGGGGCGACTATTTCAAATCGGCGCGTCGCTGGACTGGCACCTCAGTTGCTAAGCAAGACTGGGACGGAGGTCACAAGCAGCATTCCAAGGAGGCCAAAGGCAAATCACCGTGGCGCTCCGCTGGAGTCGATCCGTCAACCTACGACATCAACCAGATCGATCACGTCGCGGTTTTCGCGAAGTCGCTCGATTGGCTGCCGCCGGTCGAGATTGCTCCGCCATCGGACGGTACCTCGGTTTGGACGATCCGGTCGATGACTGCCAATCGGCCGCATCGGCAAACCTTCCGCTACGATGCTGAACGAGCGAAAGTTGTCCATCGTGAGCTGTTCACGGAAAAGCATTGGGTCGATCAACTCGTCGGCAATGGCATCGCTCTGCATGAAGGACAACGCTTTGTCGATTCTCGATGGGGATGGGTCAACCAAGCCGCT
This genomic interval from Stieleria sp. JC731 contains the following:
- a CDS encoding PepSY-associated TM helix domain-containing protein; translation: MILKDEATSVPAKRTKPVRWPDYATLWRWHFYAGVLSIPIVLVLSITGTIYLFRPQIDAWQERAFDRLETSPDSMRYAEQVRAAEAATGGWLACLEVESEPQTKVGFSSATRVIIEANGKRLRCYVDPANARVLQKIHDDDRLTRFVRKIHGSLLLGPRGSYLVEIVASWTVVLVVTGLLLWVPPRWRWAGVMFPRLNRRGKTLWKDLHSVTGFWASSLILFLVFTGLPWSTFWGDYFKSARRWTGTSVAKQDWDGGHKQHSKEAKGKSPWRSAGVDPSTYDINQIDHVAVFAKSLDWLPPVEIAPPSDGTSVWTIRSMTANRPHRQTFRYDAERAKVVHRELFTEKHWVDQLVGNGIALHEGQRFVDSRWGWVNQAAALLATGSLVCISLTGIVLWLRRRPSTEALGGSRWMPPPPKRGVETFQEVSPARKAVFIGCCLGLSLLLPLFGATLLVILFGDWVYATLVASR